The window GTAGCTTTGGGTTTTGACATCTAACCCATAAAGGGGCTCATTCATCTTAACATACCAACTTCTGGAAGGAAACACAGGGGCCTGGCCATTTCCAACACGGCTCAGCAATTTAacatcatttctttccttccgGGTAACTTGAAGAGACCATTGACGTTTTGACACCACTGGAACTTAAGGTGGGAGGTGGCACCTCATCCAAATCCTCATTCACTTCTGTGTCCTtaaagtttttgcttttttttaaaaatatatttggccAAAAGGAAATACTTGAAACTAGTATTTGTGAGTGAGGGTCTTTATCAGTTGGTGGAACAGGGGAATACCACGAACAAAATTATCTTGAAACCATTCTGGACTCTTGTGATGGTGGGATGATAAATTAGATTATGTTTACATTGAGTAACAGCACTATCCCATGCGGACCTAAtttggaggaagggggaagaaaggtatttagagttggaagggaccttggagatagATTACCTTTTCTCCCTTAcattttttagataaagaaaatgaatgaaattgaGATGGAAGTGAAGTAATTTAACCTGTCTCAGAAGTAGGTAATAAATAACAGAACCTGGAATCCAGTCCAGCTGTTCTGACTTTAGATGTCACCTGCCTTTTCACTAGTGCTGAATGTCTCAGCCCCCATATATCCCAATAATATCCCTTGTGTACTTGCCAGATCTCTAAAGAGGAGGTTTTTGAGATTTTTAAGTGAAGgcaggaagaaaatagaaaatctgTACATCAGGTAATGATTCTAAGGAGTGAAGACTTGACATAAATCTGTCCTGGGtgcttagttttttgtttggggggagggatgaagagaaggGATGAGACTTTCTCTGTATCCTTGTTCAAACAGCCTAGTTCTTACTGTTagatttccttttctggaaaaaGGGCAAGGGTGATTaagtcagagaaagagaaaaggagtttTACTTATCTGTGCTCTATTTTTCAACCttttatactttttaatattgtataaaacaaaagaagagaCTAATTTGATTGCTTAAAAAAACTAAAAGAGTAATGATGTTAATTCCAAACTATTTATGACGTACTTTTTTAATAGGTTGAGTCTTGGTTCTTTATTACAGTTGAGGATATTTGAGATACATGGGCCTAGTGCCATAGAGCAAACAAGTGGTatagaatccaagtcttcttggtTTCTAGTTCTGGGCTCATAGTATATAATGTagtatatatttttctaattttagttatttgggtagtttgataGGTCTTCCTCTATTCTTCTCTTGGCATGAAAATTTTCAAAGGCAAACTGGCAGGAATGACTTCAAATAATGTGCCTGGGTTACAGACACTCTACCTGTTACCCAAGGAACATCCTTGCTAAGTTCAGGTTGGCCTCAGGAGTGACGAATTTTGGGTCTTCAGCTACTCTTGAGTCATTAAGGGGTTGCTGTATTTTGGTGAAAGAGTAGCCATGTCCAAGTCCTGGATCCTTGAAATGTAGCCAAAGACTTAAACAACTTTTGAAATAGAAAGTTAACATAatactgttatgaaaaaaaaagaacatggaagcaatgaaattatttaaaaatgaattaatacatGACAACTATTTCTGTTCTGTAAatacattatactaaaataactaatcactcttctcatttttttagcTCTTGTGGAACTGAACCAAATAAAAGTATGGATATGGGAAATCAACATCCTTCTATTAGTAGGCTTCAGGAAATACAAAAGGAAGTCAAGAGTATTGAACAACAAGTAATTGGCTTCAGTGGTCTCTCACATGATAAGAACTATAAGAAACTGGAAAGGATTCTGACTAAACAGCTTTTTGAAATTGACTCTGTAGATACTGAAGGAAAGGGGGATATTCAGCAagccagaaaaagagctgctcaAGACACAGAACGCCTTCTCAAAGAACTGGAGCAGAATGCAAACCACCCGCACCGgatagagatagaaaatatttttaaggaagcTCAGTCACTTGTCAAGGAAGAAATTGCTCCACTTTGTAGTGGAGATAACAGGGTAACTGATGAATTTGAAGAAGCCATCCAGGATGTCATACTGAGACTGACACATGTAAAAACTGGAGGGAAAATCTCTTTGCGGAAAGCAAGATATCACACATTGACTAGAATATGTGCAGTTCAAGAGATTATTGAAGATTCCATGAAGAGGCAACCTTCCTTGCCACTTTCTGAAGATACACACCCTTCTGTTTCCAAAATAAACTCTGTTATGTGCGAAGTGAACAAAGCCAGAGGAACTCTAATTGCTCTTTTAATGGGAGTAAACAACAGTGAGACTTGCAAACACTTGTCCTGTGTGCTCTCGGGGTTGATTGCTGATCTGGATGCTTTAGATGTCTGTGGACGTACAGAAATAAGAAATTATAGGAAGGAAGTAGTGGAAGATATCAACAAATTATTGAAATATTTGGATTTAGAAGAAGAAGCAGATTCTACTTATGCTTTTGACCTGGGACAGAAtcaatccattttaaaaatagaaggggTCCTCAAGAAAATGAGAGAAGTGAAGAATGAACTTCTTAAAGCACAAAATCCTTCTGATTTATACCTGGGATCAAAGACAGAATTGCAGGGCTTAATTGGACAGTTGGATGAAGTGGACCTTGGGAAAAACCCATGCATTCGAGAAGCAAGAAGAAGAGCTGTAATAGAAGTGCAAACAGTTATCACTTTTATTGACCTGAAGGAGGCTCTTGAGAAAAGAAAGCAGGGGGTTGCTGAGGAACACCCATCCCACAAATCCATCTGGACCGTTCTTGGTAGCTTGTCTGAGATCCAGGGAGAAGTTCTTTCATTTGATGGAAATAGAACTGACAAGAACTATATACGACTGGAGGAGCTCCTCACAAAGCAACTGCTAGCCCTAGATGCTGTCGATCCTCAAGGAGAGGAGAAGTGCAAAGCTGCCAGAAAGCAAGCCGTGAAACTTGCACAGAATATTCTCAGCTATCTCGACTTGAAATCAGATGAATGGGAATACTAAGATACCAGAGGTCACACATTTGATATTGCTTGTTTTGCACTTTATGTagatttctatatatttgtatagagCTCTTTCAGTCTACTGAGGCATATATGATTTAAACATGCATATTTCAGTACCAAGTATTTGTTTATGGCCCCTGACTTGAGCAGATTATATCTCTCTTACCATTTTTCACGGTGCAAAAACAGATGTATTTTACAACCCTTTAGCATTTCTATTTGGGTTATATTATCTGTATGATgtgtatttttattcttctgaaaaaaaatgtgttctgtGAGAAGCAGAGTTTGTAGTaattaatctattttttaaatggatagtgcaaaagtaaaaaatacaGATGTTCTGAAATCTAGACAGCCTTCTTACAACAATACtggaaataattatgaaaatgagaaatagatTTATTATTGGCCTGTTAAATCCAAACACTAGAGcagcacagaaaaaaaatttaatatgctaaataaaagcaaaagggaaaaccaaattttaaaacttagaaatgttgatttgtttttccattttactattttattgttgtttaaactacttttttttcttttttggttagaACTTTAAATTTAGAAAAGTCTCTTCCTCTATGCTATGCATGGGGGGATAACAAGGGTGATCAAcaaattacttcctttttttgttgtgaAATTATGAAAACTAATAGCAAAAAGGGGAAATTATAGATTGTATTGAAGAGATAAAGTACTTAATACTTTTAAGTTCTTATGTTAAATATGAGTTGAACACTAGTAATTTCTATAGATTGGCATTTTTTGGTTAAGTTTTTGATCTTTGGGAAGAGAATGGAAAATTTTTAAGATTAGAAATGAGTAACTTGTTATCAATGGCAAGTTATGCTGAGTcagaaaacatatatataatGGTTTTCTTCCATCAGACAGTCAAGGCTATGTCATGGGCAAGCTCGTTAAATGTGTACTTAACAACAGATAATTGCAAAAGAACCACTGAAGTAGATTTCCATTGATTTGTCAGTCTTAGAAATTAATTGCTGCTGGGAAAGAGATGCCAGCATTTTAAGCaccaaattaaaaggaaaaatgcattGAAATAGTGATGCTAGGTAGTCATTAGATTGCTATGGTGGGGGAGGTCATTTTATTcatatgtggaaatattttttactCTGAAATAGACATTGAAACAATCGCAATGCATGAAAGTTTTCATAAAATTGCAtctgtatttttctaaatttgattCTGTTGTCTCCTAGCCCAAACAAAAGAATTTCTGAAAAGCTCTTAAGTGCCTTTTTAGCATCTTAAAAGTAGTATATCACCTTTACATGTTCCCATATTCTGTATGGGACAGCCAGGCATTTCTATAACGCTATCCCTCAGAAAATGTTAAAGCCTATTAGGTTATGTAGGTTGAACCATATGTTAATATTTACTGTCAGGTGTTTTTGTtatttgaattagaaaaaaacttggcaaaggaaaacaatttaataaAGTACCACTCTAAACGAGTGGTTAGctttttagcttttgttttttgtgataacaaaaagGTTGTTAATACCTTGTCTATCTTCCGGCTTcgtttattttttccattttgtcaacATTATATAACTGAAGCTTGGAAGTCAGCAGCAGAAGCAGTCTATGTATGATGGCTTCTTTGCCCAGCATTCCCTAGCCTATCGTAGTATTGCATTTAGTTTgtactttaactttttttcttgttaaaaaaaagcCTTCATCACTGACTTTTTTAATGATCactttaaattttaaaggaaCTATAGTCCCTGAACCATAATATTGCCTGTTCATTGAATGTGACGTTTTCAACCTCTGAGAAAAAAGATGTGACATAATGATGCATTTAATATcaccccagtttttttttaattttacgtCGTGtcttaaaataaaatggagagattATTCAAGATTAAAATATATCCACTGGCCTTTAGAGTATAACATTTTTCATGCAGTTTTTTCACCAAAACTATTTGCTATGATTAATTAAAGAAACATCTCATTTAAAACTGCTTAGTATTAGGCACTGCCTTATGTGGTGCTAAATTGGCTAGTTGATTTCATCTATCACAGGGTTATTTTGTCCACCAAAACTGCCAGATCAACCTTGAGTGATCTAATTGATTGGCTATTTTGGTGGCTggggaaaaattgaaaatgatCTGTTTGGTCAAAATGTTCAAgtatgcctttttattttttaacctatTCCTTATTGCCAAGGACTCATTCCTATTGTATTTACTGGTATAATAAATTGCAGTAATACACAGGttagtttttctattttacttattGGGAACTGGTTTGGGTTGGAATAGAACTTACAGGTTGGCTCATCATActgtattttaataatttttgcaTGAAGAAATATTGTAAACTAAGGACAGTATACAAAAAAAGTATGGCCTGTACTTGTGTTATTGAATAGtcataaaacatttatatgtaatatgtaatctATATTCATAACTAGAATGGCCATAAGggtgtttgttttctttagctTTTTCAGATCTTTTATTCAACTAAGTTAAAACAGACCAGACCATAATGAAGTTGTTATTAGAAATAAAGATACCTACCAAatagaatttaaatgaaatgCTTTAATTTTGTTAAAGTGATGTGGCACAATATATTTGAAGTAGTGGCAATACAACATACATTTTGTGTGTtttgagaaaaatgtgaaataatttgcgggggggggggttctATTTATCAtattgcttttctgcatttttgtGCAGGTTTGTGATTGTCTTAAACTTATTCTGCAAGTTCAGGATTTTCTTAGGAGTCATTTAAGCATTCAAATGAcctgatgtttcttttttcttttaaaaaaaaaattcattgggaAATACTTGCCATTGATTGTTAAAATGTATAACTACACATAAGTGTGCAGTGTTTGTTTCCTACTCCTTGACTGTATAAAAAATGTAATAGTGTGTCAAGatagtttaaaattgttttgaattatacatattcatatatgccTAATTACtaatgaaataaaatcttttaGTTTATCTTTAGAATGGAGGAAGGGCATAAGTTAGTTAATCAAAGGTGTGTGTTTTTTGCTCTTGATGACtaattgtatttaaaattttggggggcagctaggtggctgcagtggatagagcaccggccctggagtcaggaggacctgagttcaaatctgatctcagatacttgacacttaatagctgtgtgaccctgggcaagtcacttttttttttttaagtgaggcatttggggttaagtgacttgcccagggtcacacagctattaagtgtcaagtatctgagaccagatttgaactcaggtcctcctgactccagggtcggtgctctatccactgcaccatctagctgcctctctgggcaagtcacttaaccccaattgtctcacaaaaaaaaaaaaaaagttcaacatGATTACCCTCAGTAACTGTGATTCCTCAATTAACAAATGTTTTGGAAACAAAGAACCTTTTTAGAAGAGTTAATTCAAGTGGGGAGAGGGAGTTGGGACAAGTCTCTGTTCCCAGTGACCATAAAGGATGTAATGGTGCTATGTCTTGTGTGCAATCCTGTTGTAACTGAATTTCATTCCCTGAGATTAGAGAAGATCCTTCCTTGGCCAAAATCATGTTCTTTGTACTGGATGGAGGTTGGAGGCAGGTATCATTCTAAGAGTAAACTAGGCATATACTTTGGCAAAGAGGGAGAGCAGCAAATATCTTCAAGTCAAGacaagggggagagggaagttaTGTCCCAGTTTTATATAATCTTAATGATACCTAGATTCTACTAGTGTTATTCAAGTTTCTGACCTACAAGATACCATTGAAATGCATTCTCTTCACAAATGGAGGTCTAGCTCTTTTGTCCATAAATCCTGCTCTTGGGTATATTTGAGATTCTTTGTATTTCGGGTTCTTGAACTATCCAGGTGTGGTACATAGATTACTAAAGTATATAAAATTGGAGGGCTGGATGCAGTTTTGCAGTAACAGGAATATTTGCAGATATCTGCAGCTATTATACAGCGTTTTTATTGCTGTCTTTAAGTGATTTCCTGgtggtggtttggtttttttctttattttccaggtgACTCAGACCAGAAAAACAAGGGCAGCTTGCTCAGCCATGCACATTTAGAATGGGCCCAGGAACCAAAAGAAATTAGTACAGGTGGAAAAGAAATACTTTGTGAAGAGTtcagaattttaataaaaatggaaaaatgtactCCCCCCCCATCCCTATGCTGCTTTGAAGCTATTGAGACTTATGACCCAATTTAGATCATAGCatgtagagctagaaagaaccctAGAAATCTCTTCCAAACCCTCACTGTGATGTTGgtcaattcaacaaagatttgaGTGCTAATTTAAGCATAATTTGTGAGTCTAAAGAATATAGACAGAATATAGAATATAGTCCTCAAGGAATATAGACAGAAAAGCCGTACACATACAAAAACAGGTAAATAACACAAGGAAAGATAATGTCTGGAATTAGTTATAAATTGTTCTGTCATCTTTATTCTTGAGCCCAGGGTTTCTTATCCTTCTTTGTGGCTTGGACCCTTTTGGCTGTCAagtgaagcctatggaaccctttctcagaataatatttttaaatgcaaaaaataaaatacaggagggcagctaggtggcgcagtggataaatcaccggccctggattcaggagtacctgagttcaaatccaacctcagacacttgacacttactagctgtgtgaccctgggcaagtcacttaaccccctctgccccgcaaaaaaatcccccccccaaaataaaataaaatacaggattaccaaggaaatcaattctattgaaatagttacCCCCAAAATGGTTGTTTGCAGGCCCTAGGTTAATAACCACTGTTCTAGCCCTTTGTCTTTTCACTTAAAATAGTCTGTCCTTTCAAGTTGGAGAGCCAGTAGGATAACAACATAGCATAAAGGATTGCTCAAAATACTGGTGTGACGTATCTGGTCGCTGGATAGCAGGTGTAGAACAAAACCAATAGTATCTAGATGGTGGGTGCAAAGTTTTCATTataccatattttaaaatatcttggaATAAAAGTCCACTAAAAATCCTATAGTGCTTTATCATACTGTAGAAGTGACCTTAAATACCTACAACCCACAAACTCCCATCAGCTCCTGCTAAACTGAAGAGGTTTAAAGTAGTCCAATTACAGACAATATCATGGCCTCTAAGCAACAACTAGCTTATTCCAGAGGCTCAACACCAAAGTATGGATTTGAGGGGGGCTACAAATCACTAAACAAGCATAGAAGAGACTGAACAATCAGATGAAAGTACAATCTTGAAgcatggtagaaaaaaaaatagattgttttAGTAAAAATTTTATTTGCACTATAATTAGATCTCAAATACCAAATTTGAACCAAAAAGAGCTACCTTGTCACATGTGTGATCTGTTTTGCTCATGAGAATTAGGATGTAGTTTTCCTTGCATCATTTTAGGGGCCTCCAAAAGCCTTTACTTTCTCTTCCCCATGTTTTATGTGGCTTCTAGAGGGGCTGGCCAAGTTGCTCTAATGATGTTACTGTATTAAAGAAATCAGTATCTCACCTGTCAAGAGCAATTGGCCTTAGCTCCTGACTGCTAGTCTGTATTTGTCTTGATTATGAAATGGACAAATGCAACTCAACAGGTAATGGTTATGGTGTGATGCATTTTCCACACCTTTTTCAATAGGTTAGTTTTGGTCTATGGGCACAAGATAATCTGCTTTATGATTTTGAAACATAAAAGCCTGTATGTATCTGAAAAGTGTTCTGCCACAATGATAGGCTTTAACTTGAAGACTTAACATGATGCTTCCTCATGTGTAGACAGCTCTTTAAGCACTTTATTCAACATAACTCTAGTACAaaggttatctccattttacagatgatgaaacaagcACTGAAGTTGTGACTCACCGTTCACACAGCTCATAAGAGCTGTGATGCAAACCTAGGACTCTTCACTACAAGTTCAACATTCTGCTGTACCCCATTGCATCTCATGTGATGTAGGACACAGTCTCAAAGTTGaaagacttcagaggccatttagtacAACCCATACTTGAATAGGAATACCCATTCATCTAGCCtcagcttgaagacctctagCAATGGGAAACCCACTCTCTAACGAGCTGTTCAAAAGTGGTAAGGCTGCCAAAGTGGTAATGTGTTTTATTATATTGAGCCTAACTCTGCCTCCCTGTAACTACTactctccatctataaaataggggggCCAAACTTGATCTGTATTATGTTCTTTGGGTCTAAATTCTatcctgtaaaatgagacaatcaGAATGCTAGAActggaaagagacctcagagatcattgaatctacccctccccatccccaagttttacagctgaggaaaactAGCCCCAAAAGTGAAAGTCATGTatcctaaccctaaccctgaGCTTTTACACAGACATTGTTTGTTTTCTGGCCACAATTCTAGAGGAAttgaaaagatttaaaaacacGTTTATAAAGCAAAGTACTGCCCCATATCTCATAGAATTTATGCTATAGTAAGAGAATGAGGCATAAACATAGGTGATTTATACATAACATTCCGTGATTAAGTGCTACATAGCTTATCGGGGAAAAGTCATTGTTTATAAGAAGGATTCAGGTAATACTTTAACAAAAAGCCTTGAAAGCTGCCTCCTGTTTGCTAGTAAGCCAAGCAACTattgtgcctcactttcctccatcAAATTCAACAACCATTGATTAAATGCCAACTTTGTGCAAGGTACTGCTCTGAGCACTGATGATACAAATATATTGTACAAACCTGGCTTTAAATGTTACAGTCCATACAAACTATGATAGTAGGGAGAAGTACAGAGATGTCTAAGCAAGATGCAATAAGAAATTTGAGGTGAGAGATCACTTTCCCATAGAAGGCTAAGAGGGATTCAAAGAGGAGATAATACCTTAAAGGAAGGAACTTCAATAGAAGAGAAGTAGGAAAAGAGGTCTATCCAGGTATACACTATGGTTAGCAAAGACATGTAGAAAAAAGCTGGGCAAAATAGGATGAGGGATCTCAAGAGTAGTCCTGTTAGCTGGAATTCATAGTATGAGATAAGACTGAATGGGTGAGTAGAGCCTGATTATGGACAGTTAGGAGTATTAGTGTCAGGGATTTATATAGTATGTAGTAGGGAACTACTGCAGGTTTTTAGGAGATGGCAAGATCAGAACTATGCATTATTAGGAAGCTTATCCATGTATTTATTGGTACAAtgaagagactggaagcaggaaaACTACTTAAGttgactattgcagtagtccaggagaGAAGTGATGGGCCTCTGAATTACAGTGGTAGTAGTGAATGGAAAGCCAAAGGGAGAGAGGTGTTAGAAAGGGAGAGCTGACAGAATTTGGCTGGATGTTGGAAGTAAGAGGACAGGCAGAATCAAAAATGACTAAATTTTTTACCTTTGGCATCAGGGAGGATAGTGTTGCCAAACAAAGGTATGGGAAGGGCAGGCTGAGGGCATTGGACTTAAATTATCTCTAcaatcaggggcggctaggtggcacagtggataaagcaccggccctggattcaggagtacctgagttcaaatccggcctcagacacttgacacttactagctgtgtgaccctgggcaagtcacttaacccccattgccctgcacacacacacacacacacacacacacacacacacacaaaatatctcTACAATCCCTTCCTTGTAGCTTTGACATCCTGGGAATCTCAGAAATGGAGGTTTGTCTCTTTGGAAGAGCATATTGGGATGATTGGGAATGAAATCTTTTGTCTTTTACTAGTGTGATTAAAAATGCAAATGCATATTCCTTAGTCATGAAACCTTGGAATTACCTGTGACAAGAGTAATATtaaacactagatttggagtaagaagacctgggtttctaCCTCAGCTCTACTACTTCCTGCATGACATTGGTCAAGTAATTTAAaccctctgggcctcattttcttcatctttaaaatgaaagcattggaaCAGATGTATTTTGCCTATTACAAAGTACCTCAACATCTTTTctctaaattttaaatttattggagagagggaacaagcatttattgaatgcttactacatgccaggaactAAAGGACCAAACAttgtatattatcttttttttttttttaagtgaggcaattggggttaagtgacttgctgagggtcacacagctagtaagtgttaagtgtctgagactggatttgaactcaggtcctcctgaatccagggccggtgctctatccactgtgccacctagctgtcccttgtatATTATcttttgatccttgcaacaattcTATGAAGTGGGTGCTATCATGATTCCCATTTTaaggttgaagaaactgagacagtcaggttaagtgacttttcctggGTTACACAAGAAGTATCTGAAGCAATCCGTtgtatttgtactcaggtcttcctgataccaagccCAGCACTGTATTCACTGAGCTACCTAACTTCTATTGAtaacttttggttttatatcactttcttttccagatATATCCCTCTCCACTTCCCTGCATTGTGAGGCATCTTCAGTAgtaattaaaaagaaatccttagggtttataaagcacttcctaACAGAAACCCTGTTAGATAGATCAGAGAAGTATTGCTACCCTGtagtgtggtagaaagaacattgggagGCTTTTTGGTCCAAAGCTCTAGGAAGGGGCTATTCATGTAGCAACCCAGTCCGTAGCTTTTGTCTTTACGCCAGCTCTCTGCTTCTAGCTCTACCACCAACTCACTCCAGAACCATGACAGAATAGGTCATCTCCTTCATAAATACTTCCTAATCTGGCATTGTCACTGATGCCTCCAAAACTCTGTGACGCAGAAAACATTGCTGCTAATTAGTAGTACAAAGGCAGAGTATAGTCAAAATTCTCCTTGaccctgggagctctgaaatttggctataatattcctgggagttttcattttaagatctctttcaggaggtgatcagtggattctttcaatttctattttaccttctgcttctagaatatcagagcaattttccctgacaatttcttggaagatgatgtctaggctctttttttgatcatggctttcaggtagtccaataatttttgttggtttgtttgtttgtttgcagggtaattggggttaagtgacttgcccagggttacacagctagtaagtgtcaaatgtcaggtcagatttgaacttaagtcctcctgaatccagggctggtgttttatccactgtaccacctagctgtccccaataattttcaaattatctctcctggatctattttccaggtcagttgtttttccaaggagatatttcacattgccttctattttttcatgcttttggttttactttattgtttcttgatttctcataaagtcattagcatcTGTTTcctcaatcttaatttttaaagagttgttttcttcagagagcttctgtacatctttttccatttggccaattcaacttttcaaagcattcttttccctcattggctttttgtacctcttttaccatttggtctagtctttttttaaggtgttattttcttcagtatttttttgtgtttcctttatcaaactgttgacttttttcatgattttcttgcctcactctcatttctccttccatttttttctcttcctttcttactttattttcaaagtcctttttgagcagaAGTAAGGCCTGagataaattcatatttttcttggaagctttggatgtaggagctttggctttgtcatcttcttttgagggtgtattttgatattttttgtcaccatagaaactttctaggatcagcatttttttctgtttgctcattttcccagcctatttcttgacttttaactctttgttaaagtggggtactgcttccagggtggagagtacactgtcccaagcttcatgggaTTTGTGCagatgttttcagagatacttctaggaatttgtaagtttttagttcttccaaggtggtatgatttaaggagaggtatgcttactactctcctggcctgtgctctggtctgcaagcaaccacagacctgcttttctgccctggaactatgaacagagttctgctccactgtggctgcaagcttttgtgtacttgtgctcctcccctacctgggactgccacccaagacctggacctgagtatgggcaaaacaacagagcccTGCCTCAGTAATGGCAAAGAGATCCCTTTACTCTTTCTGGcccttactgtctgtggactgagttccagaagcagttactgctgcagctgattcagaggctcctaaggcctgctcctggtttgctgggactGGGACTGTCTGTGCTGACAGACTGagctgggctgtgctccactctcacctcggtacaacagacctttcctgccgaccttctaagttgtctttggctggaaaattatttcaccccatctttgtgtgggttctgctgctccaggaattgtcttatggcattatttgaaggtatttggagggatcttgagaactcaggcaagtcactgcctttgctctgccatct is drawn from Dromiciops gliroides isolate mDroGli1 chromosome 2, mDroGli1.pri, whole genome shotgun sequence and contains these coding sequences:
- the BAG5 gene encoding BAG family molecular chaperone regulator 5 isoform X2, with the protein product MDMGNQHPSISRLQEIQKEVKSIEQQVIGFSGLSHDKNYKKLERILTKQLFEIDSVDTEGKGDIQQARKRAAQDTERLLKELEQNANHPHRIEIENIFKEAQSLVKEEIAPLCSGDNRVTDEFEEAIQDVILRLTHVKTGGKISLRKARYHTLTRICAVQEIIEDSMKRQPSLPLSEDTHPSVSKINSVMCEVNKARGTLIALLMGVNNSETCKHLSCVLSGLIADLDALDVCGRTEIRNYRKEVVEDINKLLKYLDLEEEADSTYAFDLGQNQSILKIEGVLKKMREVKNELLKAQNPSDLYLGSKTELQGLIGQLDEVDLGKNPCIREARRRAVIEVQTVITFIDLKEALEKRKQGVAEEHPSHKSIWTVLGSLSEIQGEVLSFDGNRTDKNYIRLEELLTKQLLALDAVDPQGEEKCKAARKQAVKLAQNILSYLDLKSDEWEY
- the BAG5 gene encoding BAG family molecular chaperone regulator 5 isoform X3; translated protein: MATVAQVRGGRRAGGPATRGAFFSVSGLSSCGTEPNKSMDMGNQHPSISRLQEIQKEVKSIEQQVIGFSGLSHDKNYKKLERILTKQLFEIDSVDTEGKGDIQQARKRAAQDTERLLKELEQNANHPHRIEIENIFKEAQSLVKEEIAPLCSGDNRVTDEFEEAIQDVILRLTHVKTGGKISLRKARYHTLTRICAVQEIIEDSMKRQPSLPLSEDTHPSVSKINSVMCEVNKARGTLIALLMGVNNSETCKHLSCVLSGLIADLDALDVCGRTEIRNYRKEVVEDINKLLKYLDLEEEADSTYAFDLGQNQSILKIEGVLKKMREVKNELLKAQNPSDLYLGSKTELQGLIGQLDEVDLGKNPCIREARRRAVIEVQTVITFIDLKEALEKRKQGVAEEHPSHKSIWTVLGSLSEIQGEVLSFDGNRTDKNYIRLEELLTKQLLALDAVDPQGEEKCKAARKQAVKLAQNILSYLDLKSDEWEY
- the BAG5 gene encoding BAG family molecular chaperone regulator 5 isoform X1, with amino-acid sequence MAAAEEEPEKEQERGSRGPTVSSPGGDRRAADTARQSPIWQPGPPPPGDSVQSRRDAPRLLDDAGRSSFSPCPGVRLEVIRARVKDSAELLDRSLQPLRPGTGGSCGTEPNKSMDMGNQHPSISRLQEIQKEVKSIEQQVIGFSGLSHDKNYKKLERILTKQLFEIDSVDTEGKGDIQQARKRAAQDTERLLKELEQNANHPHRIEIENIFKEAQSLVKEEIAPLCSGDNRVTDEFEEAIQDVILRLTHVKTGGKISLRKARYHTLTRICAVQEIIEDSMKRQPSLPLSEDTHPSVSKINSVMCEVNKARGTLIALLMGVNNSETCKHLSCVLSGLIADLDALDVCGRTEIRNYRKEVVEDINKLLKYLDLEEEADSTYAFDLGQNQSILKIEGVLKKMREVKNELLKAQNPSDLYLGSKTELQGLIGQLDEVDLGKNPCIREARRRAVIEVQTVITFIDLKEALEKRKQGVAEEHPSHKSIWTVLGSLSEIQGEVLSFDGNRTDKNYIRLEELLTKQLLALDAVDPQGEEKCKAARKQAVKLAQNILSYLDLKSDEWEY